One segment of Penaeus chinensis breed Huanghai No. 1 chromosome 14, ASM1920278v2, whole genome shotgun sequence DNA contains the following:
- the LOC125032101 gene encoding uncharacterized protein LOC125032101, with the protein MSDAPMGSVEISDSVNGSSLTSENGTFLISAPDSEPHGKMPGVLFPEQDLKNDEEEKETHARDLYEDYDTDAHHEMLTNHSRGELDEYEMELTNWPPVINSTEAQGDGDDNQLSIFTGLLNISLEDDLTMYIIIGAAGLLLFIIIVITSIVVYRKKYPVRLGLGRKFDTFQNPIYEKTVVRMPMQVEETEVGRKKSDAEEMSDCTVLE; encoded by the exons ATGTCTGATGCCCCAATGGGATCAGTAGAAATTTCGGACAGTGTGAATGGCAGTAGTTTGACCTCAGAGAATGGCACATTCCTGATATCTGCTCCCGACAGTGAACCACATGGAAAGATG CCTGGAGTTTTATTCCCTGAACAAGACCTCAAAaatgacgaagaagagaaggaaactcATGCCAGAGATCTTTACGAGGACTATGACACAGACGCGCACCACGAGATGTTGACAAACCATTCTCGGGGGGAGCTGGATGAGTATGAGATGGAACTAACCAACTGGCCACCGGTGATAAACTCGACAGAAGCTCAAGGAGACGGAGATGATAACCAGCTTAGCATTTTTACAGGCTTACTTAACATCTCTCTAGAAGATGACTTAACCATGTATATCATCATTGGAGCAGCAGgccttcttctcttcattatcattgtcatcacatcCATCGTCGTTTACCGCAAAAAATACCCCGTTCGCCTGGGGTTAGGGCGCAAGTTCGACACTTTCCAGAACCCCATATACGAGAAAACGGTAGTGAGGATGCCCATGCAGGTAGAAGAaacagaggtagggaggaagaagagtgatgCGGAGGAAATGAGTGATTGCACAGTGTTAGAATGA